One part of the Mycobacterium marinum genome encodes these proteins:
- a CDS encoding tyrosine-type recombinase/integrase has product MSLTHALSFSLPDAWDTAIDGWLTWLIAAGTSPATRRTRRAHIRSVARELATDTPADVTALHLLAILGRPESSTEYRRSLRASLASFYRWCLDNKIVSDDPTTGLPVVRAAASAPRPATDEIWCHILESADSRTLLMARLACEAGLRRAEVAQVHTNDLIQANGGAQLIVHGKGGKQRVVPITPSLAAGITSACPTGGFLFPGKINGHISPDRVGHLVSKAMPAGWSMHKLRHRYATRGYAGTRNLRAVQEALGHASVATTQRYTAVAADEIRSVSEAAAWHHPLGRVSSL; this is encoded by the coding sequence ATGAGCCTCACACACGCTCTTTCATTCTCCCTGCCGGACGCGTGGGACACGGCCATTGATGGCTGGTTGACATGGCTGATCGCCGCCGGAACGTCACCGGCGACGAGGCGCACGCGGCGTGCCCATATTCGTTCTGTTGCACGCGAACTCGCAACAGACACACCCGCTGACGTCACCGCTCTACACCTGCTCGCCATCCTGGGCAGGCCCGAGTCCTCGACTGAATACCGGCGCAGCCTGCGGGCCAGCCTCGCATCGTTCTACCGCTGGTGTCTCGACAACAAGATCGTCAGCGACGACCCGACAACCGGCCTGCCGGTTGTCAGGGCCGCCGCCAGCGCCCCGCGGCCGGCGACCGACGAAATTTGGTGCCACATATTAGAAAGCGCCGATTCCCGTACGCTACTCATGGCCCGCCTCGCCTGCGAAGCAGGCCTGCGGCGCGCCGAGGTGGCCCAGGTGCACACCAATGACCTGATCCAGGCCAACGGCGGCGCCCAGCTCATCGTCCACGGCAAGGGTGGAAAACAGCGGGTGGTACCGATTACCCCCTCTCTCGCGGCCGGCATCACGAGTGCCTGTCCGACGGGTGGATTTCTCTTTCCCGGCAAGATCAACGGCCATATCAGCCCCGACCGTGTCGGGCACCTCGTGAGCAAGGCAATGCCGGCGGGCTGGTCGATGCATAAGCTCAGGCATCGGTATGCGACGCGAGGCTATGCGGGTACAAGGAACCTCCGCGCCGTCCAGGAGGCGCTCGGGCACGCCAGTGTGGCCACGACTCAGCGGTACACCGCGGTCGCAGCAGACGAGATCAGGTCGGTGAGTGAAGCAGCGGCGTGGCATCATCCATTGGGGAGGGTTTCGTCACTGTGA
- a CDS encoding thioredoxin family protein — translation MSTTLIAASAIVAALTGASAIGLTVNRRAGVLRETGPSTDRAHQDTSDLGLSETGPTIMHFSANWCGPCAAVRRVVNQVCEELPDVAHVEVDIDANPVAAKRLSVLSLPTTFIFDTDGRQRYRTAGVPKVADLRATLIPLLS, via the coding sequence ATGAGCACCACTTTGATAGCCGCCTCCGCGATCGTCGCGGCCCTGACCGGGGCATCGGCGATCGGGCTGACGGTCAATCGCCGCGCGGGAGTGTTGCGCGAAACCGGCCCCTCGACCGACCGCGCGCACCAGGACACCTCGGATCTTGGCCTATCTGAAACCGGGCCCACCATCATGCACTTCAGCGCCAACTGGTGTGGGCCCTGCGCCGCGGTGCGCCGCGTGGTCAATCAGGTATGCGAGGAGCTACCCGATGTCGCACACGTGGAGGTCGACATCGACGCGAATCCGGTCGCGGCGAAACGGCTGTCTGTGCTCTCGTTACCCACTACCTTCATCTTCGACACCGACGGGCGGCAGCGATACCGCACCGCGGGTGTCCCGAAGGTAGCTGACCTGCGGGCAACGCTGATCCCCTTGCTCAGCTAA
- a CDS encoding DUF7427 family protein, producing the protein MQPRDYACLALAAGVGVWDFLAPPGQTISEACDDYLIRRRAATEVGLLVLYLHVANKLPERVDIVHWMFVGLRRIKATIPPTLRKAQGLLSAGWNV; encoded by the coding sequence ATGCAGCCCCGCGACTATGCCTGCCTGGCGCTGGCCGCCGGCGTGGGTGTGTGGGATTTCCTGGCGCCGCCGGGGCAGACGATATCCGAGGCCTGCGACGACTATCTGATTCGTCGGCGCGCGGCGACCGAAGTGGGCTTGCTGGTGCTGTACCTGCATGTGGCGAATAAGCTGCCCGAACGGGTCGACATCGTGCATTGGATGTTTGTTGGGCTCAGGCGAATAAAAGCGACCATCCCGCCTACCTTGCGGAAAGCCCAGGGGCTCTTATCGGCGGGATGGAACGTTTAG
- a CDS encoding DUF4395 domain-containing protein, with translation MPSHPSQVDVRGPRFAAWITTMVLILTLVVSIASPRAAAVILGVQTMIFAVTALRGPRRSPYGFLFAKLAAARLGPARELEPVPPLRFAQLVGLVFAAAGVVGFALGVPLWGVVATSLALFAAFLNAAFGICLGCQLYPLVARLRRAPIT, from the coding sequence ATGCCCAGCCATCCAAGTCAAGTGGATGTACGAGGCCCGCGATTTGCCGCGTGGATCACCACGATGGTCCTGATCCTCACCCTGGTCGTCTCCATCGCCAGCCCCCGGGCCGCAGCGGTGATCCTGGGCGTCCAGACCATGATCTTCGCCGTCACCGCGCTGCGGGGTCCACGGCGCAGCCCCTATGGATTCCTGTTCGCCAAACTCGCCGCTGCGCGACTTGGACCGGCGCGGGAACTCGAACCGGTGCCGCCACTGCGGTTCGCCCAATTGGTCGGACTGGTTTTCGCCGCCGCCGGCGTCGTCGGTTTTGCCCTCGGGGTACCGCTGTGGGGCGTCGTCGCGACCTCGTTGGCGTTGTTCGCGGCCTTCCTCAACGCGGCATTCGGTATCTGCCTGGGCTGCCAGCTCTACCCACTGGTCGCCCGCCTTCGCCGGGCACCCATTACCTGA
- the cysK gene encoding cysteine synthase A, with the protein MTIAENITQLIGGTPLVRLRRVTDGAAADVVAKLESFNPAGSIKDRIGVAMIDAAEKAGLIKPDTIILEPTSGNTGIALAMVSAARGYKCVLTMPDTMSIERRMLLRAYGAELVLTPGAEGMAGAIAKAEELAKTDDRYFIPQQFENPANPAVHAVTTAEEVWRDTDGKVDIFVSGVGTGGTITGVAQVIKQRRPSAQFVAVEPAASPVLSGGQKGPHPIQGIGAGFVPPVLDLALVDEVITVGNDDALELARRMATEEGLLVGISSGAAVWAARELAHRPENAGKLIVVVLPDFGERYLSTVLFADLSE; encoded by the coding sequence ATGACCATCGCAGAAAACATCACCCAGCTGATTGGGGGTACGCCGCTGGTCCGGTTGCGGCGGGTCACCGACGGCGCAGCGGCCGATGTCGTCGCCAAACTGGAATCGTTCAATCCAGCCGGAAGCATCAAAGACCGCATCGGGGTCGCGATGATCGATGCGGCCGAGAAAGCCGGTCTGATCAAACCCGACACCATCATCCTCGAACCGACCAGCGGCAACACCGGCATCGCGCTGGCCATGGTGTCCGCCGCACGCGGCTACAAGTGCGTGCTGACGATGCCGGACACGATGAGCATCGAGCGGCGCATGCTGTTGCGCGCCTACGGCGCCGAGCTCGTCCTCACCCCCGGCGCGGAGGGCATGGCGGGCGCCATCGCCAAAGCCGAGGAGCTGGCCAAGACCGACGACCGATACTTCATCCCCCAGCAATTCGAAAATCCGGCGAATCCGGCGGTCCACGCCGTCACGACCGCAGAAGAAGTGTGGCGCGACACCGACGGCAAGGTCGACATCTTCGTATCCGGAGTCGGGACGGGCGGCACAATCACCGGAGTTGCCCAGGTCATCAAGCAGCGCAGGCCTTCGGCCCAGTTTGTTGCCGTGGAACCGGCGGCGTCCCCGGTGCTGTCCGGTGGACAGAAGGGACCGCACCCGATCCAGGGCATCGGTGCGGGATTCGTGCCCCCGGTGCTCGACCTCGCCCTGGTCGACGAGGTGATAACCGTCGGCAACGACGATGCGCTCGAGCTGGCCCGACGGATGGCAACCGAAGAAGGACTGCTGGTCGGCATCTCGTCGGGCGCGGCCGTGTGGGCGGCGCGCGAGCTAGCCCACCGGCCGGAGAACGCCGGGAAACTCATCGTCGTCGTCCTACCCGACTTTGGCGAGCGATATCTGAGCACGGTGTTGTTCGCGGATCTGAGCGAGTGA
- a CDS encoding NAD-dependent malic enzyme produces the protein MSDARVPRFPDALSTPSLNRGVGFTHEQRRALGLTGRLPAAVLTLDQQSERVWHQLQSLATDLGRNLLLEQLHYRHELLYYKVLTEHLVELMPVVYTPTVGEAIQRFSDEYRGQRGLFLSIDEPDEIAAAFETFGLGPDDVDLIVCTDAEAILGIGDWGVGGIQIAVGKLALYTAGGGIDPRRSLAVSLDVGTDNEQLLQDPFYLGNRHARRRGEEYDQFIKRYIEIAHRLFPRAMLHFEDFGPTNARMILRTYGADYCVFNDDVQGTGAVVVAAIDGGSHVTGVPVRDNTVIVFGAGTAGVGVADQIRDAMVADGATVEQATSQIWAVDKQGLLFDDMADLREFQVPYAKNRARLGVGASDRVGLVDAIKLAAPTVLLGSSTVSGAFNQEVVETMMQSCDRPMIFPLSNPTSRMEAMPADVLAWSGGKALVTTGTPVAPVEYHDTAYTIGQANNVLVFPGIGLGVIVAGARLLTQGMLRAAAKALAHQASPTTTGDSLLPDVQDLRGISRTVAAAVYQAAVADNVATRIHADVGQAIRETMWLPEYD, from the coding sequence ATGAGCGATGCCCGGGTGCCTCGGTTTCCGGATGCGTTGTCCACACCAAGTCTCAATCGCGGCGTCGGCTTTACCCACGAGCAGCGTCGAGCACTGGGCCTGACCGGACGACTGCCCGCCGCCGTGCTCACCCTGGACCAACAGTCCGAACGCGTATGGCATCAGCTGCAAAGCCTGGCCACTGACCTGGGCCGCAATCTGCTCCTGGAGCAGCTGCACTATCGCCACGAACTGCTGTACTACAAAGTGCTGACCGAGCACCTGGTCGAGCTCATGCCGGTGGTGTACACGCCCACCGTCGGAGAGGCCATCCAACGCTTCTCGGATGAATACCGTGGTCAACGGGGATTGTTTCTGAGCATCGATGAGCCCGATGAGATCGCTGCTGCCTTCGAAACGTTCGGTCTGGGTCCCGACGACGTCGACCTGATCGTCTGCACCGACGCCGAAGCCATCCTTGGCATCGGAGACTGGGGCGTCGGGGGCATCCAGATCGCGGTGGGCAAGTTGGCCCTGTACACCGCGGGCGGCGGCATCGACCCTCGCCGCAGTCTGGCGGTGTCACTCGATGTCGGTACCGACAACGAACAGCTGTTGCAGGACCCGTTCTATCTGGGTAATCGCCATGCCCGGCGCCGCGGCGAGGAATACGACCAGTTCATCAAGCGCTACATCGAGATCGCCCACCGGCTGTTCCCCCGCGCGATGCTGCACTTCGAGGACTTCGGGCCGACCAACGCGCGGATGATCCTGCGGACATACGGTGCGGACTACTGCGTGTTCAACGATGACGTACAGGGCACCGGCGCGGTGGTGGTGGCGGCCATTGACGGCGGATCCCATGTCACCGGAGTCCCGGTGCGCGACAACACGGTGATTGTCTTCGGCGCCGGTACCGCCGGGGTTGGAGTCGCCGACCAGATCCGTGACGCGATGGTCGCCGATGGTGCCACCGTCGAGCAGGCAACGTCGCAGATCTGGGCCGTCGATAAACAAGGGCTGTTGTTCGACGACATGGCTGACCTGCGCGAGTTCCAGGTGCCCTACGCCAAGAACCGGGCCCGGCTAGGCGTCGGCGCCTCGGATCGGGTGGGCCTGGTCGACGCGATCAAGCTCGCCGCACCGACCGTCCTGCTCGGATCCTCGACCGTCTCCGGCGCATTCAACCAAGAGGTGGTCGAGACGATGATGCAATCGTGCGATCGCCCGATGATCTTTCCGCTGTCCAATCCGACCTCGCGGATGGAGGCCATGCCCGCCGACGTGCTGGCGTGGTCGGGAGGAAAGGCGTTGGTTACCACCGGCACCCCGGTCGCACCCGTCGAATACCACGACACCGCCTACACGATCGGCCAAGCCAACAACGTGCTGGTGTTCCCCGGCATCGGGCTGGGCGTGATCGTGGCCGGGGCCCGGTTGTTGACCCAGGGCATGCTGCGAGCGGCAGCGAAAGCCCTTGCGCACCAGGCGAGTCCGACAACGACCGGGGATTCCCTGCTGCCGGATGTCCAGGACCTGCGGGGGATTTCGAGAACGGTCGCGGCGGCCGTGTACCAAGCAGCCGTCGCAGACAACGTGGCCACCAGAATCCATGCTGACGTAGGTCAGGCCATTCGCGAAACCATGTGGCTGCCCGAATACGATTAG
- a CDS encoding DUF732 domain-containing protein yields MADQDAASDTSAACGEDYETAIVPDVTRTDAIGLAWSDEVEPLAESSGRRQGLMVTVAALIVFAVAAGIFGYVSLGGHGSPPSVGRDRVDSPTPVTPARVDDDRYLSRIGNSGMGIVIRNREQAIAAAHVYCGALANGASLADVIQTIMRANDLGEFKSRFILGATIDVYCPQYVGVLQK; encoded by the coding sequence ATGGCCGACCAAGATGCGGCAAGCGATACTTCCGCAGCGTGCGGTGAAGATTACGAGACGGCGATTGTGCCGGACGTGACGCGCACCGATGCAATTGGATTGGCATGGTCTGACGAGGTCGAACCGTTGGCCGAATCATCTGGACGCCGACAGGGGTTAATGGTGACCGTTGCGGCTCTTATTGTGTTTGCAGTTGCAGCGGGGATTTTTGGGTATGTTTCCCTGGGTGGACACGGGTCGCCGCCAAGCGTTGGCCGGGATCGTGTCGACTCGCCGACGCCGGTAACGCCAGCGCGGGTGGATGACGATCGCTACCTGAGTAGAATCGGGAATAGCGGGATGGGAATCGTCATCCGTAATCGGGAGCAGGCCATAGCGGCGGCCCATGTGTATTGTGGCGCCTTGGCCAACGGGGCCTCGCTGGCCGATGTTATCCAGACGATTATGCGTGCGAATGACCTTGGGGAGTTCAAGTCCAGGTTTATTCTTGGTGCGACGATAGACGTGTACTGTCCCCAGTATGTCGGTGTCCTTCAGAAATAG
- a CDS encoding MFS transporter — protein sequence MNRTQLLTIFATGLGLFMIFLDAFIVNVALPDIQNTFGVGEDGLQWVVAAYSLGMAVFIMSAATLADRYGRRRWYLMGIALFTLGSIACGLAPSIAMLTAARGVQGFGAATVSVTSLALVSAAFPNPREKARAIGIWTAVASVGTATGPTLGGLLVDTWGWRSIFYVNVPMGVFVILLTVGFVAESRNARAGRLDLSGQALFIVTVGAFVYAVIEGPQIGWTSPLILTLLMTAVVGCALFLWIEGRSADPMMDLTLFRDSSYALSIGTICTVFFAVYGMLLLTTQFLQNVRGYTPGATGLMILPFSAGVAVVSPLVGSLVARVGARVLILIGLGLLMLGLLTLIASEHRSWALVLVGLGFCGTGVALCLTPITTVAMTAVPPERAGMASGIMSAQRAIGSTIGFAVLGSVLAAWLSATLEPHLEPAVPDPVQRHTIAEVIIDSANPRAHVGGIVPRREIVHRDPVAIAEEDFIEGIRVAFFIATASLGFVFLAGWRWFPRGGAGMLGDAEREADAVGL from the coding sequence ATGAACCGCACTCAGCTCCTCACCATCTTTGCCACCGGGCTTGGCCTATTCATGATCTTCCTTGACGCGTTCATCGTGAATGTGGCGCTACCGGACATCCAAAATACGTTTGGAGTGGGGGAGGACGGCCTGCAATGGGTGGTGGCGGCATACAGCCTCGGCATGGCGGTCTTCATCATGTCGGCCGCCACACTTGCCGACCGCTACGGCCGCCGTCGCTGGTACCTGATGGGTATCGCCTTGTTCACGCTGGGATCGATCGCCTGCGGTTTGGCGCCCTCGATCGCGATGCTCACCGCTGCGCGGGGGGTTCAGGGTTTCGGCGCGGCAACGGTCAGCGTCACTTCACTGGCACTGGTGAGCGCCGCATTTCCCAACCCGAGGGAGAAAGCGCGAGCGATCGGGATCTGGACCGCGGTCGCCAGCGTGGGCACCGCTACTGGCCCGACGCTGGGCGGTCTGCTGGTGGATACGTGGGGGTGGCGGAGCATCTTCTACGTGAACGTGCCCATGGGGGTGTTCGTCATTCTGCTCACCGTCGGATTTGTGGCGGAGTCGCGCAACGCCCGGGCCGGCCGGTTGGATCTGTCTGGCCAGGCGCTGTTCATCGTCACCGTGGGAGCCTTTGTTTATGCCGTAATTGAGGGCCCCCAGATCGGCTGGACATCGCCGCTGATCCTTACTCTGCTCATGACCGCCGTAGTTGGCTGCGCCCTTTTCCTTTGGATCGAGGGAAGGTCAGCGGATCCAATGATGGATCTGACGTTGTTTCGTGACAGCTCTTATGCGCTTTCCATCGGGACTATTTGCACGGTGTTCTTCGCGGTCTATGGGATGCTGCTGCTCACCACGCAGTTCCTGCAGAACGTTCGGGGCTACACCCCGGGGGCGACCGGCCTGATGATCCTCCCGTTCAGCGCCGGCGTCGCCGTCGTTTCGCCACTGGTGGGAAGCCTGGTTGCGCGGGTCGGCGCGCGCGTGCTCATCCTCATCGGGCTCGGTCTGTTGATGCTGGGGCTGCTTACGCTGATCGCCAGCGAGCACCGGAGCTGGGCCTTGGTACTGGTCGGCCTTGGATTTTGTGGCACCGGCGTGGCGCTGTGTCTGACACCGATCACCACCGTCGCCATGACCGCGGTTCCCCCGGAACGGGCTGGCATGGCTTCGGGCATCATGAGTGCACAGCGGGCGATCGGCTCGACGATCGGCTTCGCCGTGTTGGGATCGGTATTGGCCGCCTGGCTGTCGGCCACGCTCGAACCTCACCTGGAACCCGCGGTGCCCGATCCGGTCCAGCGACACACCATTGCCGAAGTCATCATCGACAGTGCCAACCCGCGCGCCCACGTCGGTGGGATCGTGCCGCGGCGAGAAATCGTGCACCGCGATCCCGTTGCGATCGCGGAGGAAGACTTCATCGAAGGCATACGCGTGGCGTTCTTCATCGCCACGGCATCACTAGGCTTCGTGTTTCTGGCGGGCTGGCGGTGGTTCCCCCGAGGCGGGGCAGGCATGCTCGGCGATGCCGAGCGCGAGGCGGACGCCGTCGGTCTTTGA
- the cysE gene encoding serine O-acetyltransferase has translation MLTQIRRDIQAARQRDPARPTTLEVIFCYPGVHAVWGHRISHWLWRRNARLVARALGEINRILTGVDIHPGAVLGGGLFIDHATGVVIGETAEVGDDVTLYHGVTLGGTGTDVGKRHPTLGDRVIIGAGAKILGPIKIGDDSRVGANSVVVKEVPSSAVVVGVPGQVISRQGPSGDDDSLLPDLVGVSLQSLLTRVARLEAQVDDRPPNARVIRPPEAGVWHGEDFSI, from the coding sequence ATGCTGACCCAGATACGACGCGACATCCAGGCCGCCAGACAGCGTGATCCGGCCCGGCCCACCACGCTGGAGGTCATCTTCTGCTACCCGGGCGTGCACGCGGTGTGGGGACACCGGATCAGCCACTGGTTGTGGCGTCGTAACGCCCGTCTGGTGGCGCGCGCGCTGGGCGAGATCAATCGCATCCTGACCGGTGTCGATATCCACCCCGGGGCCGTACTCGGTGGCGGGCTGTTCATCGATCACGCGACCGGGGTTGTCATCGGTGAGACCGCAGAGGTGGGCGACGACGTCACGCTGTACCACGGTGTCACCCTCGGCGGCACCGGCACCGACGTCGGCAAACGCCATCCCACTCTCGGCGACCGAGTGATCATCGGCGCGGGCGCCAAGATCCTGGGCCCGATCAAGATCGGCGACGACAGCCGCGTCGGCGCCAACTCCGTCGTCGTCAAAGAAGTCCCGTCGAGTGCGGTGGTGGTGGGGGTGCCCGGACAGGTCATCAGCCGCCAGGGGCCGTCTGGAGACGACGACTCGCTACTACCCGATCTGGTGGGGGTCAGCCTGCAGTCGCTGCTGACCAGGGTGGCCAGGTTGGAGGCGCAGGTCGACGACCGCCCGCCCAACGCGCGGGTGATCCGGCCGCCGGAGGCCGGGGTGTGGCACGGCGAAGACTTCTCGATCTGA